The following proteins are co-located in the Ralstonia insidiosa genome:
- a CDS encoding ATPase, T2SS/T4P/T4SS family produces the protein RARLLPHDRLITIEDPTEYPMNWAIQLVTDSKSFPQMLTKTLRMDPDVVLLGEIRDADAGEATLQAAATGHQVPTTLHVTDPFETFTRLMGMDHVRLSLEIICNHNLIIGLIAQRIVQMLCPHCSVPLDQASEQLPAYMLRALHTWGDLSGVRVRGTGCPHCDGKGIAGEQAVAEVVVTSEALMQDCIEHGVLVARRNHRRRAGSDKPMIAHAIDLVLAGRLDPRDAQRRVDAIPMRDEIDLPPDETSEVTS, from the coding sequence ACGGGCGCGCCTGCTCCCACATGACCGCCTGATCACCATCGAGGACCCCACCGAATACCCGATGAACTGGGCGATCCAGCTCGTCACCGACAGCAAAAGCTTTCCGCAGATGCTGACCAAGACGCTGCGCATGGACCCTGATGTTGTCCTGCTCGGCGAGATCCGCGACGCGGACGCGGGCGAGGCCACCCTGCAGGCCGCCGCAACCGGGCACCAGGTGCCCACCACGCTGCACGTGACCGACCCATTCGAAACGTTCACGCGGTTGATGGGCATGGACCATGTGCGGCTGTCACTGGAAATCATCTGCAACCACAACCTGATTATCGGCCTGATCGCGCAGCGCATCGTGCAGATGCTGTGCCCGCACTGCAGTGTGCCTCTCGATCAGGCCAGCGAACAGTTGCCAGCCTACATGCTGCGAGCCTTGCATACCTGGGGGGACTTGTCCGGCGTGCGCGTGCGCGGCACGGGTTGCCCGCACTGCGACGGCAAGGGCATCGCTGGTGAGCAAGCAGTGGCCGAGGTGGTGGTGACCAGCGAAGCGCTGATGCAGGATTGCATCGAGCACGGCGTGTTGGTAGCGCGTCGTAACCACCGCCGGCGTGCCGGCTCCGATAAGCCGATGATTGCCCACGCGATCGATCTTGTGCTCGCGGGCCGGCTGGACCCTCGAGATGCCCAGCGCCGAGTCGATGCCATTCCGATGCGGGATGAAATCGATCTGCCGCCGGACGAAACGTCGGAGGTGACATCATGA
- a CDS encoding type II secretion system F family protein, with amino-acid sequence MSGLSWTLRRRLYQQASSQLDNGMTLSQVLGEFSTRLARRGRKRAAEAADEVARRVVDGDPFVLALGDDLSDLERSVLDAGDQAGQLPDSMRLVMEVRDLTTRLRQKLQASFFAPSVYLVSLYAVLLLIGASIVPQFLDVLPLSKWTDWAYAMYLMGDLAVGWPAPICFGGLLIYAVWSWWALPRWIGPARAFCDRRLFPFTVYREITGFTWLLSFVALLRAGIPDTVALDNQIASASPWLASRLKPIRNGLIDGLSLPEAMRATGYGFPSPDLIDEIGAYAGFDDFTDKIAVAVRQYAEVIERQLLARGMLMSAVFTGFMFLAFVVLQLGANSLSSILTSAMGQI; translated from the coding sequence ATGAGCGGCCTGTCGTGGACGCTGCGCCGGCGCCTGTATCAACAGGCTTCGTCGCAACTAGATAACGGGATGACGCTTTCGCAGGTGCTTGGGGAGTTCAGCACGCGCTTAGCGCGCCGTGGGCGTAAGCGTGCCGCAGAGGCCGCCGATGAGGTTGCGCGACGGGTGGTGGACGGCGATCCCTTCGTTCTAGCTTTGGGCGACGACCTTTCGGACTTGGAGCGCAGCGTGCTCGACGCCGGCGACCAAGCCGGCCAGTTGCCGGATTCCATGCGCCTGGTGATGGAAGTGCGTGATCTCACCACGCGCCTACGTCAGAAACTGCAGGCGAGTTTCTTCGCGCCCTCCGTCTACCTGGTTAGCTTGTACGCGGTGCTGTTGTTGATTGGTGCCTCGATCGTGCCGCAGTTCCTGGACGTGCTGCCGCTCTCCAAGTGGACCGACTGGGCCTATGCGATGTATCTGATGGGGGATCTCGCCGTCGGCTGGCCGGCACCGATTTGCTTCGGCGGGCTGCTGATCTATGCCGTCTGGTCATGGTGGGCGCTGCCGCGCTGGATTGGACCCGCGCGCGCGTTCTGCGACCGGCGCTTGTTCCCCTTCACGGTCTATCGGGAAATCACTGGCTTCACCTGGTTACTGTCGTTCGTCGCGCTCTTGCGCGCCGGCATCCCGGACACGGTGGCGCTGGACAACCAGATTGCGTCCGCTTCGCCGTGGCTTGCCTCGCGTCTGAAACCTATCCGCAATGGGCTGATTGATGGTCTGAGCCTACCGGAAGCCATGCGGGCTACCGGGTACGGCTTTCCATCCCCGGACTTGATCGATGAGATCGGCGCCTACGCCGGCTTTGACGACTTCACTGACAAGATCGCCGTGGCCGTGCGCCAGTACGCGGAAGTCATCGAGCGGCAACTGCTCGCGCGGGGCATGTTGATGTCGGCGGTCTTCACGGGGTTCATGTTTCTCGCTTTCGTGGTGCTGCAGCTTGGCGCCAACTCGCTTTCATCGATTCTCACGTCCGCGATGGGGCAAATCTGA
- a CDS encoding type 4 pilus major pilin, which yields MDRLLGNIIAIVLTLLALVGLAYAGYNGFQNHKAGVVVNDVAQMITNARAGFSQSNNGYANFTTANVPAMINGGMFPTDMVRGNTVVDPWGNPVTLASTNNASQGVVGFGGGGSETASQCVKVATGMKDYVSLDINGQVFTQANLPDQVTAGAACSATATFSVTFQ from the coding sequence ATGGATCGTCTTCTCGGAAACATCATCGCCATTGTTCTGACGCTCTTGGCGCTCGTCGGACTCGCCTACGCGGGCTACAACGGCTTCCAAAATCACAAGGCGGGCGTGGTAGTCAACGACGTCGCGCAGATGATTACCAATGCCCGTGCAGGGTTCTCACAAAGCAATAACGGCTATGCAAATTTCACCACGGCCAATGTTCCGGCAATGATCAACGGCGGTATGTTCCCGACCGACATGGTGCGTGGCAATACGGTCGTTGATCCATGGGGTAACCCGGTCACGCTTGCTTCGACCAACAACGCCTCGCAAGGCGTGGTCGGCTTCGGTGGCGGCGGCAGCGAGACTGCCTCGCAATGCGTGAAGGTAGCCACCGGCATGAAGGACTATGTATCACTAGACATCAACGGTCAGGTTTTTACACAAGCGAACCTGCCAGATCAGGTCACTGCTGGTGCGGCCTGCAGCGCCACGGCCACGTTTTCCGTGACGTTCCAGTGA
- the pilV gene encoding shufflon system plasmid conjugative transfer pilus tip adhesin PilV, with amino-acid sequence MDALLGYIVALVLSMLSLAGFTTWAKVGVTNVQTAAVASQMLVFNKAAQQYVQDNAATLVAQATATTPVSVTTATLINSTPSYLPAGFSSTNAFGQTWLLQVLQPSANTLQSLVTTQGGRAVTDVKQLVQIAAQAGAQGGFVPYTGQLGDATMTPNNAYGAFGGWRVSLTGYTNPGSGHLASLLAFGGAQVNNNYLYRVQVPGHPELNQMQTALDMTGNDINNIGNANATQAHLTGTGAPNTACASAGAIRTSTTGTGLVICSASTGVWEPIGTAVANVTNGMPCNNNGQIATDATNAGYICKNNQYVAINNAMGRFAINRQFTNVTDGMTFAKDSCPGGTPWAMYTPGTFLVNDTGYVNPPIEGNLFTAIDQGAVWYAQASARSSSTWYSGNDTGNLGGQLVGTLTTGCQY; translated from the coding sequence ATGGACGCCCTATTGGGATACATCGTTGCGCTGGTGCTGTCGATGCTGAGTCTTGCCGGCTTCACGACATGGGCCAAGGTCGGTGTCACCAACGTGCAAACTGCGGCCGTGGCGAGCCAGATGCTCGTCTTCAACAAAGCTGCGCAGCAGTATGTGCAGGACAACGCCGCTACGCTCGTGGCTCAGGCTACAGCTACTACGCCAGTGTCGGTGACCACGGCCACGTTGATCAATTCAACCCCCTCATATCTGCCTGCGGGATTTTCGTCGACCAATGCCTTCGGTCAAACCTGGCTACTACAGGTGCTGCAGCCGTCTGCGAACACGCTGCAATCCCTTGTGACCACACAGGGCGGCCGGGCGGTCACCGACGTCAAGCAGCTGGTGCAGATCGCGGCGCAGGCTGGAGCGCAAGGTGGTTTCGTGCCTTACACCGGGCAATTGGGCGACGCAACCATGACACCTAACAATGCCTATGGCGCGTTCGGCGGCTGGCGTGTGTCGCTCACCGGTTACACGAACCCTGGAAGCGGCCACCTGGCTTCGCTGTTGGCGTTTGGCGGCGCACAGGTCAACAACAACTATCTGTACCGGGTACAGGTTCCTGGACACCCGGAACTCAACCAGATGCAGACAGCGCTCGACATGACGGGCAACGACATCAACAACATCGGCAATGCGAACGCCACACAGGCGCATCTGACCGGTACTGGCGCCCCAAACACGGCATGCGCAAGCGCCGGTGCTATTCGCACCAGCACGACGGGAACCGGCCTAGTGATCTGCAGCGCCAGCACCGGCGTCTGGGAGCCGATTGGCACCGCAGTAGCTAACGTCACCAATGGCATGCCCTGCAACAACAACGGTCAGATCGCCACAGATGCAACCAATGCCGGTTACATCTGTAAAAACAATCAATATGTGGCGATCAACAATGCGATGGGCAGATTCGCGATCAATCGCCAGTTCACAAATGTTACTGACGGTATGACCTTCGCCAAAGATAGTTGTCCCGGCGGCACGCCTTGGGCCATGTATACGCCGGGGACATTCCTTGTGAACGATACCGGCTATGTGAATCCGCCAATTGAAGGAAACCTTTTCACCGCTATCGACCAAGGCGCGGTCTGGTATGCGCAGGCATCGGCCCGCTCGTCGTCGACCTGGTACAGCGGGAACGACACCGGAAATCTTGGTGGCCAGCTCGTGGGTACGCTGACAACGGGCTGTCAGTATTGA
- a CDS encoding CAP domain-containing protein, giving the protein MRNTSQTICITKSLAALSLVAALAACGGGGGDSSTSSSTSGSSSSSGGSPSQTVTGTLSTPQYTSGSAQITAFNLLNQYRAQCGIPALQENTVLDQAAQSHAKYMGLNSAISDSETSGSAGFTGASYQDRAVAAGLPTSTFSTGVSGGASITTNGFTAAQAGQMFVNSLLAGVYHAAIVAYPSNTMGIGEYETQSTSSGLAWTNAWESISVLVSQSSIFSNTPLTFPCQGVTGVPYKSTSESPTPPNVSNSGWGTPVVVMGNTSDTIILQNASMTGPSGSVALQILNSTTDPNKALGAYQAVAYPTSPLLPNTQYSVTLTGTVNGTAFSRNFTFTTGNVVG; this is encoded by the coding sequence ATGCGAAACACCAGCCAAACAATCTGCATCACCAAGTCGCTTGCCGCGCTCTCCCTCGTTGCCGCACTCGCAGCGTGCGGTGGTGGCGGTGGAGACAGTAGCACTTCCTCGTCGACAAGCGGATCTTCAAGTTCGTCAGGAGGATCGCCGTCGCAAACCGTAACTGGCACGCTATCAACGCCTCAATACACGAGCGGCAGCGCGCAAATCACGGCCTTCAATCTGCTCAATCAATACCGTGCCCAGTGCGGCATTCCCGCGCTGCAGGAGAACACCGTACTGGATCAGGCAGCACAGAGCCATGCAAAGTACATGGGCCTCAACAGCGCCATATCGGATAGCGAAACATCGGGAAGCGCAGGATTTACCGGTGCGTCTTATCAAGATCGAGCGGTGGCCGCAGGATTGCCGACTTCCACGTTTAGCACAGGTGTGAGCGGAGGTGCTTCGATCACAACTAACGGCTTTACGGCTGCTCAAGCAGGGCAGATGTTTGTCAATTCCCTGCTGGCGGGGGTGTACCACGCCGCAATCGTTGCTTACCCTTCCAATACGATGGGGATTGGGGAATACGAAACGCAATCTACCAGCAGTGGTCTGGCTTGGACGAATGCGTGGGAAAGCATCAGCGTGCTGGTCAGCCAGTCTTCGATTTTTAGCAACACGCCGCTTACGTTCCCCTGCCAAGGGGTTACCGGTGTGCCGTATAAATCGACAAGCGAGAGCCCCACTCCGCCGAACGTCTCGAACTCGGGCTGGGGCACGCCGGTTGTCGTGATGGGCAACACGTCCGACACGATCATCCTGCAGAACGCATCCATGACTGGCCCGTCAGGCAGCGTTGCACTTCAGATCCTGAATTCGACAACTGACCCGAACAAAGCTCTTGGTGCATATCAGGCCGTCGCCTACCCGACGTCGCCGCTGCTGCCGAATACGCAGTATTCGGTCACTCTGACCGGCACCGTCAACGGCACGGCGTTCTCGCGTAACTTTACGTTCACGACCGGCAATGTCGTGGGTTAA
- a CDS encoding lytic transglycosylase domain-containing protein, whose translation MKGSAFLLVMALLPALAFADCIDEAARFHQVDARLVRAIAQVESRMHADAVGANSDGSTDIGLMQINSSWLPSLARYGITRAHLFDACVNAYVGSWILSRNIQQLGLTWDAVGAYNAKSPAKRLAYAQKVYQALATASSTPSRAIANPVASVRPVEAPRAAARRRQTNTSSDITIVSWEPPNE comes from the coding sequence ATGAAGGGCTCTGCATTCCTGCTCGTCATGGCGCTATTGCCGGCGCTGGCCTTTGCCGACTGTATTGACGAAGCCGCCAGGTTCCACCAGGTCGATGCGCGCTTGGTGCGCGCCATCGCCCAGGTGGAGTCGCGGATGCACGCGGACGCCGTTGGCGCCAACAGCGATGGCAGTACCGACATCGGTCTCATGCAGATCAACTCAAGCTGGCTACCCAGCCTGGCGCGCTATGGCATCACCCGAGCGCATCTGTTTGATGCTTGTGTCAACGCCTACGTAGGAAGTTGGATTCTGTCTCGCAATATCCAGCAGCTCGGCCTCACGTGGGATGCCGTCGGGGCCTACAACGCCAAGAGCCCGGCAAAGCGTCTCGCCTACGCGCAAAAGGTCTATCAGGCGTTGGCGACGGCCAGCTCTACGCCGAGCCGCGCAATTGCCAACCCAGTAGCCTCAGTACGGCCTGTGGAGGCGCCGCGTGCTGCTGCGCGCCGCCGGCAGACGAACACGTCATCGGACATCACCATCGTCTCCTGGGAGCCACCCAATGAATGA
- a CDS encoding CpaF family protein, which produces MNDQQTRGFAFEVLHDYLRDLQEMMADPETNEIMINRHDVVYRERRGVMERIEGLAIAPAALDTAITVLTNINDKDQAPLLDARLPGLRIAAARFPVSIHGDMMSIRKHSVRRIALDDYVRNGAFAVLPASQNRFIGRQDRTVLDHAAEGGEALMRCLQWIMRQRYNIVFSGGTSSGKTTLLNALLEAIPESDRIVTIEDTAELKIALPNFVSFEANQNITIRNLIKFALRIRPDRIFVGEVRGAEAFDLVEALNTGHDGSICTLHATSADEAPYKLESYIRMSEEGRLIATEDLRKKIASTFRFFLHADRQGDGTRGPVELREVLGVEDGRYKTRLLFSRFA; this is translated from the coding sequence ATGAATGACCAGCAGACACGTGGTTTCGCGTTCGAGGTCCTCCATGACTACCTGCGTGATCTGCAGGAAATGATGGCAGACCCGGAAACCAACGAAATCATGATCAACCGCCACGATGTCGTGTACCGCGAGCGGCGCGGTGTGATGGAGCGCATCGAAGGGCTGGCGATCGCGCCTGCCGCGCTCGATACCGCCATCACGGTTCTGACCAATATCAACGACAAGGATCAGGCGCCGCTGCTCGATGCGCGCCTGCCAGGCCTGCGCATCGCAGCCGCCCGATTCCCCGTGTCAATCCACGGCGACATGATGTCGATCCGCAAGCACTCCGTGCGGCGCATCGCCTTGGATGATTACGTGCGCAACGGTGCTTTCGCCGTGTTGCCCGCCTCGCAGAACCGCTTCATCGGCCGGCAGGATCGGACTGTTCTCGACCACGCCGCTGAAGGCGGCGAGGCGTTGATGCGCTGCCTGCAATGGATCATGCGCCAGCGCTACAACATTGTGTTCTCCGGCGGCACCTCATCCGGCAAGACCACCCTGCTCAATGCGTTGCTCGAAGCGATTCCGGAATCCGATCGCATTGTCACCATCGAGGACACCGCCGAACTGAAGATCGCTTTGCCCAACTTCGTGTCGTTCGAAGCGAACCAGAACATCACGATTCGCAATCTCATTAAGTTCGCACTGCGCATTCGGCCCGACCGCATCTTTGTGGGCGAGGTCCGGGGCGCCGAGGCCTTCGACCTGGTGGAAGCACTGAACACCGGGCATGACGGCTCGATTTGCACACTGCACGCCACGAGCGCGGATGAAGCGCCCTACAAGTTGGAGTCGTACATCCGCATGAGCGAGGAAGGCCGCCTGATCGCCACCGAGGATCTGCGCAAAAAGATCGCCTCGACCTTCCGCTTCTTCTTGCATGCCGATCGACAAGGTGATGGCACGCGCGGGCCTGTTGAGCTCCGCGAAGTGCTGGGCGTTGAGGACGGCCGCTACAAGACACGCCTTTTGTTTTCCCGTTTCGCCTAA
- a CDS encoding VirB3 family type IV secretion system protein, whose translation MTTAIEAGTPAADTPADSLSVPIRKTMLEKFLMGGIDRKLCAGELAILIFTAVGLRNPWVLLALPPTHLILWLATKRDPDQFNCYLRYSKQGDFYEPRPMLRQTRNARPKGFARGELC comes from the coding sequence ATGACTACCGCGATCGAAGCCGGCACGCCGGCGGCGGATACGCCCGCCGACTCCCTGTCCGTGCCCATCCGCAAGACCATGCTCGAAAAGTTCCTGATGGGGGGCATTGACAGGAAGCTCTGCGCCGGCGAGCTCGCCATCCTCATATTCACCGCCGTAGGCCTGCGCAATCCGTGGGTCCTGCTGGCGCTTCCGCCGACGCATCTGATCCTGTGGCTCGCGACGAAACGCGATCCTGACCAATTCAACTGCTATTTGCGCTACAGCAAACAGGGCGACTTCTACGAGCCGCGGCCGATGCTTCGCCAGACACGTAATGCTCGCCCCAAGGGCTTCGCGCGAGGTGAACTGTGCTGA
- a CDS encoding VirB4 family type IV secretion system protein: MLNNPTLSPFDRESLTQIEERLAGRRRSTAELVPWLFKYSDFMIANKDSALMVSFEFTAPDSNSISMTVMRELYEHVAASLGNLSRYPISLWWTVHRRLDSRYVTLPMPDKVAQMVDDDRHANFLAEGNYVNRHFVTFSLLPQVGLDAFASRVMHGVTHDDLSIPSALWEAVRATFSDQYQFAYTQSELEAAVETFESILHGFAADNPHIKMRRLAGKRLGGFMHAVCSPPSDHITELDIPETPALDQAMCDTEITPGHDYLHFYSNGRQRYGIATGIPGKRDYWPSNASPKTLDDLLKIKGELTISHCFRVSSPSAAKRFIDSIRKYHEGQRFDVRQLLAATLRGTDMDAKPGRQNKTRLKAAEEANTRAGKVEMLEEIYGFYNFTVIAYSPVFEETPASKGLAGEQAYKKAVATHNAVEDVLRAAQFIPVRETLHAMSAFATTIPGMWRECARWAFLDTEAVSRLLPLRGVSRGSMFNAHLSKQMRTRIPALAAFTTEYGTPFWFTAYLMDLGHMLICGRSGFGKTIFMLLCATLFRKYPNARLIGFDMNLSMRIPTVLQGGRYLQFAADANTVAEEERATCNPYVLLGHLRHLKFLVDWTVLLASQRGYRPTTDDRKAIEKAIRAAATRDPQFWRLRFVHASLPNGPLKNELDQWVGEAVDALYFDNEQDGFDDTQWTSIATDKILKDHAVARPFLSYATYRIQDEIEQRRLRGVIAPTVVMLPEIWSLLDDNQFAKQIGEWIVTMRKLLGCVWMDAQTPEQVANSPIWPAIRDNVLIRVFVPVKDFKPDTKKAYEEKFGLTQTQQDAIKKLKAKRDYFITEDGGISRSVSVPLPPRTEAILRSELQAQILFDRHMRSGEPDWKERYIEEATAQIEADKLNLDDEDRHA, encoded by the coding sequence GTGCTGAACAACCCTACGCTCTCGCCGTTCGACCGAGAATCGCTTACACAGATCGAGGAACGCCTAGCAGGCCGGAGGCGATCGACCGCTGAGCTCGTGCCGTGGCTATTCAAGTACAGCGATTTCATGATCGCCAACAAGGATTCAGCCTTGATGGTGTCCTTTGAATTCACGGCACCTGATTCCAACAGCATTTCCATGACGGTGATGCGTGAACTTTACGAGCACGTCGCCGCCAGCCTGGGCAACCTGTCGCGCTATCCTATCTCGCTCTGGTGGACGGTCCATCGGCGCTTGGATTCGCGCTATGTCACCCTGCCCATGCCGGACAAGGTTGCGCAGATGGTCGACGACGATCGGCACGCGAATTTCTTGGCCGAAGGCAACTACGTCAACCGGCATTTCGTCACGTTCTCGCTTCTTCCCCAGGTCGGGCTCGACGCATTCGCCTCGCGCGTCATGCATGGCGTTACGCATGACGACCTGTCGATCCCGAGCGCGCTCTGGGAGGCCGTGCGTGCCACGTTTTCCGACCAGTACCAGTTCGCCTACACGCAGTCCGAACTGGAGGCTGCTGTTGAAACCTTTGAATCTATCCTGCACGGCTTCGCTGCAGACAACCCGCACATCAAAATGCGGCGTCTGGCCGGCAAGCGCCTCGGCGGATTTATGCACGCGGTCTGCTCCCCGCCAAGCGATCACATCACTGAACTGGACATCCCGGAAACGCCGGCACTCGACCAGGCGATGTGCGACACGGAAATTACGCCGGGCCACGACTACCTGCACTTCTACTCGAACGGGCGCCAGCGATACGGCATTGCAACGGGGATTCCGGGGAAGCGGGACTACTGGCCAAGCAATGCGTCGCCAAAGACTCTGGACGACCTCCTGAAGATCAAGGGTGAGCTCACCATCAGCCATTGCTTCCGTGTGTCGTCACCCAGCGCAGCAAAGCGTTTCATCGACAGTATCCGCAAGTACCACGAAGGCCAGCGCTTCGATGTGCGCCAGCTGCTCGCGGCGACCCTGCGCGGGACTGATATGGACGCCAAGCCAGGGCGCCAGAACAAAACGCGCCTGAAGGCCGCCGAAGAGGCGAACACACGCGCCGGCAAGGTCGAAATGCTTGAGGAGATCTACGGCTTCTACAACTTCACCGTCATTGCGTACTCGCCCGTGTTCGAGGAAACGCCGGCCTCGAAGGGTCTTGCCGGCGAGCAGGCCTACAAGAAAGCCGTGGCGACACACAACGCCGTGGAAGACGTTCTGCGCGCAGCCCAGTTCATACCGGTGCGCGAGACTCTGCACGCCATGTCGGCGTTTGCGACCACCATTCCGGGTATGTGGCGCGAGTGCGCGCGCTGGGCGTTTCTCGACACCGAAGCCGTTTCCCGCTTGCTGCCGCTGCGCGGCGTCTCGCGCGGCTCAATGTTCAATGCGCATCTGTCCAAGCAGATGCGCACACGGATTCCGGCGCTGGCGGCGTTTACCACCGAATACGGTACGCCTTTCTGGTTTACCGCCTACCTGATGGACCTTGGCCACATGCTCATCTGTGGCCGCTCGGGCTTCGGCAAGACCATCTTCATGTTGCTGTGCGCGACACTGTTCCGGAAATATCCGAACGCGCGGCTGATCGGCTTCGACATGAATTTGTCGATGCGCATTCCGACTGTCCTGCAGGGTGGGCGCTATCTGCAATTTGCGGCCGATGCCAACACCGTGGCCGAAGAGGAGCGGGCAACCTGCAATCCCTATGTCCTGCTGGGTCATCTCCGCCATCTCAAGTTCCTAGTCGACTGGACCGTGCTGCTGGCCAGCCAGCGAGGCTATCGGCCCACCACGGACGATCGAAAAGCCATCGAGAAGGCGATACGCGCAGCTGCTACGCGCGACCCTCAATTCTGGCGTCTGCGGTTCGTGCACGCCTCCCTGCCCAATGGCCCGCTGAAAAACGAGCTTGACCAGTGGGTGGGCGAGGCGGTCGACGCGCTCTACTTCGATAACGAACAAGACGGTTTCGACGACACGCAGTGGACCTCGATTGCAACGGACAAGATCCTCAAGGATCACGCCGTTGCGCGCCCGTTCCTCTCCTACGCGACCTACCGTATTCAGGACGAAATCGAGCAACGCCGGTTGCGCGGGGTCATCGCGCCAACCGTCGTCATGCTCCCGGAAATCTGGTCGCTGCTCGATGACAACCAGTTCGCCAAGCAGATCGGTGAATGGATCGTGACCATGCGCAAGCTGCTCGGTTGCGTTTGGATGGACGCACAGACCCCCGAACAAGTCGCCAACTCACCGATTTGGCCCGCCATCCGCGACAACGTTCTGATCCGCGTCTTCGTGCCCGTCAAGGATTTCAAGCCGGATACCAAGAAGGCCTACGAGGAAAAGTTTGGTCTCACGCAGACCCAGCAGGACGCGATCAAGAAGCTCAAGGCCAAGCGCGACTACTTCATTACCGAGGACGGCGGGATCTCCCGCAGCGTCTCAGTTCCCCTGCCTCCGCGCACGGAGGCCATCCTGCGCTCCGAACTGCAGGCGCAGATCCTCTTCGATCGGCATATGCGTTCCGGTGAGCCGGACTGGAAGGAGCGCTACATCGAGGAGGCCACTGCACAGATCGAAGCCGACAAACTCAACCTAGACGATGAGGACCGCCATGCATAA
- a CDS encoding type IV secretion system protein, with amino-acid sequence MDDILSTINQLFAAVQSAGSSLENLFVSDGIDLLAALGLIVATWHTLLWLLDGDFPNYFSMMLRHVVKVAVLLLILTTWSGTVHSYFVSNMQTMADRVAGGSADSNTLANTLVGAIQTVMSGTRTQSHTVCTDVPDYTLDGGIPTGTSHQDCHDVNDNALDNTSFWTAFKTLPVVLLTLLAKAIALIAMVLCVLIFVVVVQMGSILLHIAFCLGPILVPWFVFPPTEFLFENWLRAVIGAGLYKVIAWIMMGLVMKGVVPGFNALLQKVAATNGVGSEIYYNTAYLALIALALVASIGAFLMWQVPAIASTYAGGGGASLKGFGKGAISKMAQGNGAS; translated from the coding sequence ATGGATGACATCCTCAGCACAATCAACCAACTGTTCGCCGCCGTACAAAGTGCGGGCTCATCTCTCGAAAACCTCTTTGTTTCTGACGGCATCGACTTGCTTGCGGCGCTTGGATTGATCGTCGCGACCTGGCACACCTTGCTGTGGCTGCTCGATGGTGATTTTCCGAACTACTTCTCGATGATGTTGCGCCACGTCGTCAAGGTCGCGGTACTCCTCCTGATCCTCACCACCTGGTCAGGCACGGTGCACAGCTACTTCGTGAGCAACATGCAAACCATGGCCGATCGCGTCGCCGGTGGCAGTGCCGACTCGAATACGCTCGCCAACACCCTGGTCGGCGCCATCCAGACGGTCATGTCCGGCACGCGCACCCAATCGCACACAGTCTGTACCGATGTCCCGGATTACACGCTGGACGGCGGCATTCCTACTGGCACCAGCCACCAGGATTGTCATGACGTCAACGACAACGCATTGGACAACACCAGTTTCTGGACAGCCTTCAAAACGTTGCCAGTTGTGCTGCTCACGCTTCTCGCAAAGGCCATCGCTCTGATCGCCATGGTGCTCTGCGTGCTGATCTTCGTTGTGGTCGTGCAAATGGGCTCGATCCTGCTTCACATCGCCTTTTGCCTTGGTCCCATTCTTGTGCCCTGGTTCGTCTTCCCGCCAACGGAATTTCTCTTCGAGAACTGGTTGAGAGCCGTCATTGGCGCAGGCCTCTACAAGGTCATCGCCTGGATCATGATGGGCCTCGTCATGAAGGGCGTTGTGCCTGGCTTCAATGCCTTGCTGCAGAAGGTCGCCGCGACCAACGGCGTCGGCAGCGAGATCTACTACAACACGGCCTATCTGGCCCTGATCGCCCTCGCCCTCGTCGCCTCGATCGGCGCGTTCTTGATGTGGCAGGTCCCGGCAATCGCCAGCACGTACGCCGGCGGCGGCGGAGCTTCGCTCAAGGGCTTTGGCAAAGGCGCTATTTCGAAGATGGCACAAGGTAACGGAGCATCCTGA